CATCTTGAGGTATGGGAGTTGTTCTGTAGTACTTTCAGAGACTTTTCCTATGTTTCTAACGCAGCTTCTCATTTCATCTTGTGCTTTCTTCATCAATCTCGGCTTCTTAGCTAGCTCTGCCATTGCCCATATCACGGTACTTGCGCCAGTATCTATTCCACCTAAAAAGAAGTTCTGTTCACGATACAATAAATCGTTATGattaacaaaaggaaaatgatTGTTAGCCTCAAAATCTTAGGCCAGGCCTCAATTCTAGGTGTCATATCTTAAGCAGCACGTCAACTATGTCGTCGTGCACTTGTTGTGTCCTCCCAGGCTTGAGATGATCATCAATCACCTGCTGGAAAAAGCCGTGAAGTTCCCCAGAAACCCTTTcaaattgtttttgtttcccggATATCTTGTCTATAATGTACCCAATTTTAGAATTGAAATAATCAGCTGCACAGAAGCCTGAAAGCATTATTCCAGTTTCATGAAGCACTTGTTGAAACCTACTGTGCTCCAAGGTACTCCCCTCGAAACTTGTCCCAAAAATAATCCTGAACGCCATACTGGCCATGACAGCATACAACTTCTCAGTAAGATCAACACATGAAGACGTCGAAGATGCAGATTCTCTGGATATTGAACCAATCATCTTAGCCACTTCTTCTTCCCTAATCCCCCGATAAGACTGGACTCTTTTCACACTGAAAAGCTCTAGCACACATATCTTTCTTATCTCTCGCCAATACTCACCGTACGGCGCAAATGCCATGTCTAGATAGTTGAAGGTGAGTTTTCGAGACCCCGTGGAGGTAGGTCTGGTGC
This is a stretch of genomic DNA from Argentina anserina chromosome 4, drPotAnse1.1, whole genome shotgun sequence. It encodes these proteins:
- the LOC126791914 gene encoding cytochrome P450 71B36-like, with product MALNTLLQIVWLPFLLLLTLLLLLKKNKKPLKHYPPSPPKLPIIGNLHQFTRSGSPPHQNLWRLSKKFGPVMLLHLGRIPTIIISSAGAAKQVLKDNDLNCCTRPTSTGSRKLTFNYLDMAFAPYGEYWREIRKICVLELFSVKRVQSYRGIREEEVAKMIGSISRESASSTSSCVDLTEKLYAVMASMAFRIIFGTSFEGSTLEHSRFQQVLHETGIMLSGFCAADYFNSKIGYIIDKISGKQKQFERVSGELHGFFQQVIDDHLKPGRTQQVHDDIVDVLLKI